CGCTCAGAGTGCTGGAGGCTCCGTAGAGCATCATGGGTAGCGCCTGTGGCTGAGAAGGAACCACGACCAGGACCGGTACTGCAGAGGGTCTGGGTGGGATGGACAAGGCCACAGAGGGTGTAAGGATGGATGCACCGCTCAACTCGCTCTGGCTCTTCCATAtctaaactgcaaaaaaaaaaaatcaaggtaaATATGTGATTCATAAGCAACACCATAAAACTTCAAATGTATGAACCATCAACACACATTGTGTAAAGTTAGTTAAAATATTCAGCTGATAAATACACTTAAGTTTACATATTGTAATCAAATATCCACAATTGtgaataggcctgtcacgattacaaattttgctggatgataaattgtcccagagaTTATTGCAACAAATTGTCAATTTGAAACCATTTTAAACCTGTGTGATGATTATAATGCTATATTAATacatgaacatttaacacaggaactgagacattttaaatgtccaaaataaacaaaacgagTGCAACAATaagtaaaatgtattatgaagtttttgtaatcaaaatcatatatatatataaaatcagcTTGGACAGGGAAAACGGGCAAAAGCAGCAGGTAGTGCAAACAGTGTCAAACATTGGCAGCATTTCTTAAGATGCAAGCTCTTCAAAGATATTAAAGTGGAGCATCTCTTAAATGACTGtccaaatggaaatgatcaagctcATTTGAAGTTACCATGCGATTAATTgctttattgcttattgtgacaggcttactTATGAAAGGAAGGACTGAACCACTCACCTCCACTTCTGGCCATGCCTTTTCCCAGCCTCGGTATTGAACCCGAGGTCGTTCTGGAACTGGCAGCGATCCTGGAAGAGTCGGAGCAGCTGGCATTGGTTCTTCTGTCGACGCTCTGTGATGGAGCTTCAGCTTCAGCATTACGGTTTTCCTGTAGTTTGCAGCCGCCTTCTCAGTGTTTCAGTCgctgaaacacagaaaagtcAGGGAAACAAACCAGGGGTTTGTGCAGATGCTCCCAGTACTTATGCCAGCAAGATGCCATTTGAGTCGGTGTGTCTGGTTGTCCACCCTGAGAAGACTCCTGACTGCCAGCCGGTGTTATCTTTCCCGAGGTGGTGAGCCGCATAGAGACAGGCACCTCAGACTCTTCAAGGAGATTTTCTGcagaagaaagacaaaatatatCCAACACATTGCTcaagatgtgaaaatgttaaaacaggTACTGCGTTAAACCTTAGCAAGAAAAATAGGACctgaaaaaaaatttgttaaaagCTGCTTCCTGCCTCACTTTTTCACAATACGGATACCTCAGCTTCTCCGTCAACAAGGTGTAACTGTTGGTCATGTCACACACCTGCCTGGCGTAGGTGCCGAAGTCTTTCTTCTCGTCGTGGCCCTGCTGCAGCAGCCTCTGCACCTTGCTCATTGAGACGCTGTTGACCCGGTCGTTCAGGAGAGTGACCACGCCCTTGTCCACAGCCCACTTTCCACACAGTATGGCAGGAAACATGCTTCTGACAGCCGGAGCCAGGTTCATCAGGATCTTGGGACTGTGCGCCAGCCAGATGTACTGCTGCTCACGACAACCACCCACGTCTTCGGTGTCGCCGTGCGGCTCGCTCGCCACCCGCCTCACCTTTTCGCAGTACGGACACTTCAGCTTCTCCGTCAACAGGGTGTAGCTGTTGGTCATGCCACACACCTGGCTGGCGTAGCTGCCGAAGCCTTTCTTCTTCAGGAATTCGCCCGGTGGTGCGGGGCAGTTGGAGTTGGGGCAGCGGATCTTAGCTTGCATCACACCAATCAGGTGCCAGAAGAAGACTGGAGTGGTGAAAAATGATGTCATGCTTGGCAGCCCTCCCTTGACAGATGTGGGAGGTAGAGGTGGGTGGAACTCCATCTTGTTCTTCAGGAGTTTCCTCTCCTCTGAGTTTCCTCTCCTGTTTGACAACATTCTGTCAAACAGGTCGTACAGCTCGTCATTTTTCAGCCACTTGATGTTGGGGGCAGTTATACCGGGAGCTTGTCCAGATGGAGTCAGATGCTCCCAGTACTTCTGCCAGCCCTCCAGCAAGACTCCGTCAGCTTCAGAAGCAGAGGTGTCCGGTGGTCTGCCCTGAGAGTCCTGGCTGCCAGCAGGTGCGATCTCTGCCCAGGTGGTGAGCTGGGTGGACACTGGCACTTCGGACTCCCCAACTTTGCACTGTATTTAGCCAgaagttttgaatattttgtcatcaataagaaaacataaacttaaaaaCAGTGTGCATGATAATTACCAGCAGCAGCCAACAGCTCAGCATCACTGGCATAGTCTGACTGAAAATCAGACATGGCAGCCTCAGTTGTCTTTCCCTTTTCCACATCAGTCCTTGTCCACACAAAGTTCTGCACCAACTAAAGTAAAGTAAacatagatttttaaaaattttttattgaaggTGTGCTGCATTTAAATGACACGcatcatatatatttttcctaaacattattataaaaatattgtattcAGAGTGAAAACGTCTACGTTGCCTCCGAGCACTTGTCCAGATGGAAGGTGACAGGCGGGAACTCTCTGACGTACTCCAGAAGTCGCTCCTTCTGCCACTTGAGAAGCTGGTTCTTCTCTCCCTTCTGGCAGTACTCAGAGAGCAGCCATGTCACCCACCCCACGTCGTTCTCCAGCAGCCACCTGAAAGTTTGCCCTGCGTATTTGCCAAAAGTGACAACTAGCAGGCCTCCCCACATTTCTCCACCGGCTTTTTTAGCAGCAGCCTCCAGCTTTTCTGGATCCAGAGAGGTGGGGTCTACTGCTTTGGAGGGGGCCGCTGCCACAGCCTTGGCTGCATCGGTGCACTGCAGCTTGGCCTCCCCCGGCCTGTAGAGGCGGAGAAAAGGGTAGAGGTGCTGCTTCAGGTGGCTGCTGAGTTGCTGCTTCTGAGCGAAGCCTCTTCCGCTCACCTCACACAGATACTCCTTCGGACCATGAAGCTTCATGTGCCGAGTGAGGTTGGACTTCACAGAGAAAGTCCTGTCACACACGCTGCACTTGTGGCCGTCCAATTCCATTGTGAAtacctaataataataacaataataataataataatgaacaaaaaacagaaatagattTCAGAGAAGCTTCTTATTTTCAAACTGTACAGTACAATAAAGAAGGTGCAAAAGTTCTACAAAAGTGGTGAATAATCATTTGGAAATCACATCCGACTTACATTTGAATGCATGTAAGTATATATTGTGTGAACTACTATCATTTAACATTATGAAAAAACGAATAGCAAACAATACAAAAAGAGACCTGCTCTAACCATCTATGCTCAAGCAAAACTACTCACAtgaatttttataaaaaataaaaaagtttataGACATTATACTCTGGTCGATACAGATGAGATTTTACGTGGAAACTTTCACCAGCTTCCATACCTGCGTTGCTGCCCCGCCTCACCACCTGCAGTGTGATGCTATCGCTCCTCTTCCTAATTCAAAGCGGTGTTTTGGCCAGTAATTATGTCTAACTGTTGATCGTATCATATTcttttaattatataatttttcttttttgataaaCATTACGAAGATTATCAAGAATGTCGGCATATTTACGTCGATCTATGTTAGCTGTGCTGAAACGTATATAGCCGATAAATACTTTGAAAACTTAATCAGTCAATCTCTTCGTACTTACTGCCGACGCGGCCATCTGATTGTACTGCTGAGCAAGGAGCTCGCTCAATGATTGGCTGTTGAGCTGCTCAACTTGCTCAACGGCGCTCAATGATTGGTCGGCATAGGGACTTTGGCGCTCgcccgcctgggaataccaggtgctgtaagccttttggtactgctatctttaaaatatttaaagatgtttaaatatttgtgggggcaatgttttgcccccacaaagaagcacgcttaaccctacggagaagcacgggagaccgcctgggaataccaggtgctgtaagccttttggtgctgctgcctttaaaatatttcacattgagggacacaactaagtgtccctcaatgttttgcccccacaaagaagcacgcttaaccctacgaagaagcaagactaaccctacggagaagcacgggagaccgcctgggaataccaggtgctgtaagccttttggtgctgctgcctttaaaatatttcacattgagggacacaactaagtgtccctcaatgttttacccccacaaagaagcatgcttaaacctatggagaagcacggctaactctacggagaagtacggctaaccctacagaggtgtaatcaaagcaaaaagaaacaaagtggcaactggctttgctgctttacgaaaagctgttcctgttagcacattgtggcttacggccacactaccttgagaacgcccgatctcgtctgatctcggaagctaagcagggtcgggcctggttagtacttggatgggagaccgcctgggaataccaggtgctgtaagccttttggtactgctatctttaaaatatttcacattgagggacacaactaagtgtccctcaacgttttgcccccacaaagaagcacgcttaacccgacgaagaagcacgcttaaccctacggagaagcacggctaaccctacagaggtgtaatcaaagcaaaaagaaacagtgccaactggatgtgctgctttacgaaaagctgtagctggcagtactttgtggcttacagccacactaccttgagaacgcccgatctcgtctgatcttggaagctaagcagggtcgggcctggttagtacttggatgggagaccgcctgggaataccaggtgctgtaagccttttggtactgctatctttaaaatatttcacattgagggacacaactaagtgtccctcaatgttttgcccccacaaagaagcacgcttaaccctatggagcagcacgactaaccctacggagaagcacggctaactctacggagaagcacgggagaccgcctgggaataccaggtgctgtaagccttttggtgctgctgcctttaaaatatttcacattgagggacacaacaaagtgtccctcaacgttttgcccccacaaagaagcacgcttaaccctacgaagaagcacgactaaccctacggagaagcacgggagaacgcctgggaataccaggtgctgtaagccttttggtgctgctgcctttaaaatatttcacattgagggacacaacaaagtgtccctcaacgttttgcccccacaaagaagcacgcttaacccgacgaagaagcacgactaaccctacggagaagcacggctaaccctacagaggtgtaatcaaagcaaaaagaaacaaagtgccaactggatgtgctgctttacgaaaagctgtagctggcagtactttgtggcttacggccacactaccttgagaacgcctgatctcgtctgatctcggaagctaagcagggtcgggcctggttagtacttggatgggagaccgcctgggaataccaggtgctgtaagccttttggtgctgctgcctttaaaatatttcacattgagggacacaacaaagtgtccctcaacgttttgcccccacaaagaagcacgcttaaccctacgaagaagcacgactaaccctacggagaagcacgggagaccgcctgggaataccaggtgctgtaagccttttggtgctgctgcctttaaaatatttcacattgagggacacaacaaagtgtccctcaacgttttgcccccacaaagaagcacgcttaacccgacgaagaagcacgactaaccctacggagaagcacggctaaccctacagaggtgtaatcaaagcaaaaagaaacaaagtgccaactggatgtgctgctttacgaaaagctgtagctggcagtactttgtggcttacggccacactaccttgagaacgcccgatctcgtctgatctcggaagctaagcagggtcgggcctggttagtacttggatgggagaccgcctgggaataccaggtgctgtaagccttttggtgctgctgcctttaaaatatttcacattgagggacacaacaaagtgtccctcaacgttttgcccccacaaagaagcacgcttaaccctacgaagaagcacgactaaccctacggagaagcacgggagaccgcctgggaataccaggtgctgtaagccttttggtgctgctgcctttaaaatatttcacattgagggacacaacaaagtgtccctcaacgttttgcccccacaaagaagcacgcttaacccgacgaagaagcacgactaaccctacggagaagcacgggagaccgcctgggaataccaggtgctgtaagccttttggtgctgctgcctttaaaatatttcacattgagggacacaactaagtgtccctcaatgttttacccccacaaagaagcatgcttaaccctacggagaagcacggctaaccctacagaggtgtaatcaaagcaaaaagaaacagtgccaactggatgtgctgctttacgaaaagctgtagctggcagtactttgtggcttacagccacactaccttgagaacacccgatctcgtctgatcttggaagctaagcagggtcgggcctggttagtacttggatgggagaccgcctgggaataccaggtgctgtaagccttttggtactgctatctttaaaatatttcacattgagggacacaactaagtgtccctcaatgttttgcccccacaaagaagcacgcttaaccctatggagaagcacgactaaccctacggagaagcacggctaactctacggagaagcacgggagaccgcctgggaataccaggtgctgtaagccttttggtgctgctgcctttaaaatatttcacattgagggacacaacaaagtgtccctcaacgttttgcccccacaaagaagcacgcttaaccctacgaagaagcacgactaaccctacggagaaacaCGGGAGaacgcctgggaataccaggtgctgtaagccttttggtgctgctgcctttaaaatatttcacattgagggacacaacaaagtgtccctcaacgttttgcccccacaaagaagcacgcttaacccgacgaagaagcacgactaaccctacggagaagcacggctaaccctacagaggtgtaatcaaagcaaaaagaaacaaagtgctaactggatgtgctgctttacgaaaagctgtagctggcagtacttcgtggcttacggccacactaccttgagaacgcccgatctcgtctgatctcggaagctaagcagggtcgggcctggttagtacttggatgggagaccgcctgggaataccaggtgctgtaagccttttggtgctgctgcctttaaaatatttcacattgagggacacaacaaagtgtccctcaacgttttgcccccacaaagaagcacgcttaaccctacgaagaagcaagactaaccctacggagaagcacgggagaccgcctgggaataccaggtgctgtaagccttttggtgctgctgcctttaaaatatttcacattgagggacacaactaagtgtccctcaatgttttacccccacaaagaagcatgcttaaccctatggagaagcacggctaactctacggagaagtacggctaaccctacagaggtgtaatcaaagcaaaaagaaacaaagtggcaactggctttgctgctttacgaaaagctgttcctgttagcacattgtggcttacggccacactaccttgagaacgcccgatctcgtctgatctcggaagctaagcagggtcgggcctggttagtacttggatgggagaccgcctgggaataccaggtgctgtaagccttttggtactgctatctttaaaatatttcacattgagggacacaactaagtgtccctcaacgttttgcccccacaaagaagcacgcttaacccgacgaagaagcacgcttaaccctacggagaagcacggctaaccctacagaggtgtaatcaaagcaaaaagaaacagtgccaactggatgtgctgctttacgaaaagctgtagctggcagtactttgtggcttacagccacactaccttgagaacgcccgatctcgtctgatcttggaagctaagcagggtcgggcctggttagtacttggatgggagaccgcctgggaataccaggtgctgtaagccttttggtactgctatctttaaaatatttcacattgagggacacaactaagtgtccctcaatgttttgcccccacaaagaagcacgcttaaccctatggagaagcacgactaaccctacggagaagcacggctaactctacggagaagcacgggagaccgcctgggaataccaggtgctgtaagccttttggtgctgctgcctttaaaatatttcacattgagggacacaacaaagtgtccctcaacgttttgcccccacaaagaagcacgcttaaccctacgaagaagcacgactaaccctacggagaaacaCGGGAGaacgcctgggaataccaggtgctgtaagccttttggtgctgctgcctttaaaatatttcacattgagggacacaacaaagtgtccctcaacgttttgcccccacaaagaagcacgcttaacccgacgaagaagcacgactaaccctacggagaagcacggctaaccctacagtggtgtaatcaaagcaaaaagaaacaaagtgctaactggatgtgctgctttacgaaaagctgtagctggcagtactttgtggcttacggccacactaccttgagaacgcccgatctcgtctgatctcggaagctaagcagggtcgggcctggttagtacttggatgggagaccgcctgggaataccaggtgctgtaagccttttggtgctgctgcctttaaaatatttcacattgagggacacaacaaagtgtccctcaacgttttgcccccacaaagaagcacgcttaaccctacgaagaagcacgactaaccctacggagaagcacgggagaacgcctgggaataccaggtgctgtaagccttttggtgctgctgcctttaaaatatttcacattgagggacacaacaaagtgtccctcaacgttttgcccccacaaagaagcacgcttaacccgacgaagaagcacgactaaccctacggagaagcacggctaaccctacagaggtgtaatcaaagcaaaaagaaacaaagtgccaactggatgtgctgctttacgaaaagctgtagctggcagtactttgtggcttacggccacactaccttgagaacgcccgatctcgtctgatctcggaagctaagcagggtcgggcctggttagtacttggatgggagaccgcctgggaataccaggtgctgtaagccttttggtgctgctgcctttaaaatatttcacattgagggacacaacaaagtgtccctcaacgttttgcccccacaaagaagcacgcttaaccctacgaagaagcacgactaaccctacggagaagcacgggagaccgcctgggaataccaggtgctgtaagccttttggtgctgctgcctttaaaatatttcacattgagggacacaacaaagtgtccctcaacgttttgcccccacaaagaagcacgcttaacccgacgaagaagcacgactaaccctacggagaagcacggctaaccctacagaggtgtaatcaaagcaaaaagaaacaaagtgccaactggatgtgctgctttacgaaaagctgtagctggcagtactttgtggcttacggccacactaccttgagaacgcccgatctcgtctgatctcggaagctaagcagggtcgggcctggttagtacttggatgggagaccgcctgggaataccaggtgctgtaagccttttggtgctgctgcctttaaaatatttcacattgagggacacaacaaagtgtccctcaacgttttgcccccacaaagaagcacgcttaaccctacgaagaagcacgactaaccctacggagaagcacgggagaccgcctgggaataccaggtgctgtaagccttttggtgctgctgcctttaaaatatttcacattgagggacacaacaaagtgtccctcaacgttttgcccccacaaagaagcacgcttaacccgacgaagaagcacgactaaccctacggagaagcacgggagaccgcctgggaataccaggtgctgtaagccttttggtgctgctgcctttaaaatatttcacattgagggacacaactaagtgtccctcaatgttttacccccacaaagaagcatgcttaaccctacggagaagcacggctaaccctacagaggtgtaatcaaagcaaaaagaaacagtgccaactggatgtgctgctttacgaaaagctgtagctggcagtactttgtggcttacagccacactaccttgagaacacccgatctcgtctgatcttggaagctaagcagggtcgggcctggttagtacttggatgggagaccgcctgggaataccaggtgctgtaagccttttggtactgctatctttaaaatatttcacattgagggacacaactaagtgtccctcaatgttttgcccccacaaagaagcacgcttaaccctatggagaagcacgactaaccctacggagaagcacggctaactctacggagaagcacgggagaccgcctgggaataccaggtgctgtaagccttttggtgctgctgcctttaaaatatttcacattgagggacacaacaaagtgtccctcaacgttttgcccccacaaagaagcacgcttaaccctacgaagaagcacgactaaccctacggagaaacaCGGGAGaacgcctgggaataccaggtgctgtaagccttttggtgctgctgcctttaaaatatttcacattgagggacacaacaaagtgtccctcaacgttttgcccccacaaagaagcacgcttaaccctacgaagaagcacgactaaccctacggagaagcacgggagaacgcctgggaataccaggtgctgtaagccttttggtgctgctgcctttaaaatatttcacattgagggacacaacaaagtgtccctcaacgttttgcccccacaaagaagcacgcttaacccgacgaagaagcacgactaaccctacggagaagcacggctaaccctacagaggtgtaatcaaagcaaaaagaaacaaagtgccaactggatgtgctgctttacgaaaagctgtagctggcagtactttgtggcttacggccacactaccttgagaacgcccgatctcgtctgatctcggaagctaagcagggtcgggcctggttagtacttggatgggagaccgcctgggaataccaggtgctgtaagccttttggtgctgctgcctttaaaatatttcacattgagggacacaacaaagtgtccctcaacgttttgcccccacaaagaagcacgcttaaccctacgaagaagcacgactaaccctacggagaagcacgggagaccgcctgggaataccaggtgctgtaagccttttggtgctgctgcctttaaaatatttcacattgagggacacaacaaagtgtccctcaacgttttgcccccacaaagaagcacgcttaacccgacgaagaagcacgactaaccctacggagaagcacggctaaccctacagaggtgtaatcaaagcaaaaagaaacaaagtgccaactggatgtgctgctttacgaaaagctgtagctggcagtactttgtggcttacggccacactaccttgagaacgcccgatctcgtctgatctcggaagctaagcagggtcgggcctggttagtacttggatgggagaccgcctgggaataccaggtgctgtaagccttttggtgctgctgcctttaaaatatttcacattgagggacacaacaaagtgtccctcaacgttttgcccccacaaagaagcacgcttaaccctacgaagaagcacgactaaccctacggagaagcacgggagaccgcctgggaataccaggtgctgtaagccttttggtgctgctgcctttaaaatatttcacattgagggacacaacaaagtgtccctcaacgttttgcccccacaaagaagcacgcttaacccgacgaagaagcacgactaaccctacggagaagcacgggagaccgcctgggaataccaggtgctgtaagccttttggtgctgctgcctttaaaatatttcacattgagggacacaactaagtgtccctcaatgttttacccccacaaagaagcatgcttaaccctacggagaagcacggctaaccctacagaggtgtaatcaaagcaaaaagaaacagtgccaactggatgtgctgctttacgaaaagctgtagctggcagtactttgtggcttacagccacactaccttgagaacacccgatctcgtctgatcttggaagctaagcagggtcgggcctggttagtacttggatgggagaccgcctgggaataccaggtgctgtaagccttttggtactgctatctttaaaatatttcacattgagggacacaactaagtgtccctcaatgttttgcccccacaaagaagcacgcttaaccctatggagaagcacgactaaccctacggagaagcacggctaactctacggagaagcacgggagaccgcctgggaataccaggtgctgtaagccttttggtgctgctgcctttaaaatatttcacattgagggacacaacaaagtgtccctcaacgttttgcccccacaaagaagcacgcttaaccctacgaagaagcacgactaaccctacggagaaacaCGGGAGaacgcctgggaataccaggtgctgtaagccttttggtgctgctgcctttaaaatat
Above is a window of Xiphophorus hellerii strain 12219 chromosome 2, Xiphophorus_hellerii-4.1, whole genome shotgun sequence DNA encoding:
- the LOC116710883 gene encoding uncharacterized protein LOC116710883 — its product is MELDGHKCSVCDRTFSVKSNLTRHMKLHGPKEYLCEVSGRGFAQKQQLSSHLKQHLYPFLRLYRPGEAKLQCTDAAKAVAAAPSKAVDPTSLDPEKLEAAAKKAGGEMWGGLLVVTFGKYAGQTFRWLLENDVGWVTWLLSEYCQKGEKNQLLKWQKERLLEYVREFPPVTFHLDKCSELVQNFVWTRTDVEKGKTTEAAMSDFQSDYASDAELLCKVGESEVPVSTQLTTWAEIAPAGSQDSQGRPPDTSASEADGVLLEGWQKYWEHLTPSGQAPGITAPNIKWLKNDELYDLFDRMLSNRRGNSEERKLLKNKMEFHPPLPPTSVKGGLPSMTSFFTTPVFFWHLIGVMQAKIRCPNSNCPAPPGEFLKKKGFGSYASQVCGMTNSYTLLTEKLKCPYCEKVRRVASEPHGDTEDVGGCREQQYIWLAHSPKILMNLAPAVRSMFPAILCGKWAVDKGVVTLLNDRVNSVSMSKVQRLLQQGHDEKKDFGTYARQKISLKSLRCLSLCGSPPRER